Proteins from a single region of Terriglobia bacterium:
- the tpiA gene encoding triose-phosphate isomerase, giving the protein MRRPVIAGNWKMFKTRGETSAFFEGLLPQIQTVKHCEIVVAPPFTALSTAVDQASGTIVRISAQDVHWEKEGAFTGEVSVRMLREVGCTYTIIGHSERRQYFGETDQTVQKKTLTAVAGGLKAIVCVGEVLAERDAGQAVDVVRRQVQNGLAGLTGPDLSNIIVAYEPVWAIGTGRTATPEIAAEMHAAIRKTYAEIYNEAAADALRILYGGSVKPDNISALMKKEDIDGALVGGASLDPASFAAIINSN; this is encoded by the coding sequence ATGAGAAGACCAGTCATTGCGGGAAACTGGAAGATGTTCAAGACGCGGGGGGAGACGAGTGCGTTCTTCGAAGGGCTGCTCCCGCAGATTCAAACCGTCAAGCATTGTGAAATCGTGGTCGCTCCACCCTTCACGGCACTTTCGACCGCGGTCGACCAGGCCTCCGGAACCATCGTCAGGATCTCGGCCCAGGACGTTCATTGGGAAAAAGAGGGCGCGTTCACCGGAGAAGTTTCCGTCCGGATGCTTCGAGAGGTCGGCTGCACCTATACGATCATCGGGCATTCCGAGCGCCGTCAATATTTCGGTGAAACCGACCAAACGGTTCAGAAGAAAACGCTTACGGCAGTCGCGGGAGGCTTGAAAGCGATCGTCTGCGTGGGTGAAGTGCTGGCGGAACGGGATGCCGGACAGGCGGTGGATGTGGTCAGGCGGCAGGTGCAGAATGGGTTAGCTGGGTTGACCGGGCCCGACCTTTCCAATATTATTGTGGCTTACGAGCCGGTATGGGCCATCGGCACTGGGCGTACTGCAACACCTGAAATCGCCGCCGAAATGCACGCCGCAATCCGCAAGACCTACGCAGAAATCTATAACGAGGCTGCAGCAGATGCGCTTCGCATTCTGTACGGCGGAAGCGTCAAGCCTGACAATATTTCGGCTCTGATGAAAAAAGAGGATATCGATGGCGCCCTGGTCGGAGGCGCAAGCCTGGATCCGGCCTCGTTTGCAGCCATCATTAATAGCAACTAA
- the secG gene encoding preprotein translocase subunit SecG has translation MLTILTILHVLVCIFLIFVVLLQQAQNADWSGAFGGGGTQTAFGQRGAGTLLSKATTVSAVIFMITSMALTIMITRPGGNSVVREGAKQNQSQQQQQPQPAQQAPAQPQQQQSAPAPATPGTPEKK, from the coding sequence ATGCTTACTATACTGACGATTTTGCACGTTCTCGTTTGCATATTTCTGATTTTCGTCGTGCTCCTTCAGCAGGCTCAAAACGCGGATTGGTCCGGAGCCTTCGGCGGCGGTGGCACCCAGACGGCGTTTGGACAGCGCGGAGCCGGCACGCTCCTGAGCAAGGCGACGACCGTCTCCGCCGTCATATTCATGATCACGTCGATGGCTTTGACGATTATGATTACACGGCCGGGCGGCAATTCGGTCGTTCGTGAAGGCGCAAAACAAAATCAGTCGCAACAACAGCAGCAACCGCAGCCGGCCCAACAGGCTCCGGCCCAGCCGCAGCAACAGCAAAGTGCTCCGGCTCCGGCCACGCCAGGCACGCCGGAAAAGAAGTAA
- a CDS encoding site-2 protease family protein, producing MQQLSPEFLAQGLIWYIVFLFSTTCHEASHSLAAKWGGDLTAFHGGQVTLNPIPHMRREPFGMMLVPIFSFLLGGWMIGWASAPYDPFWQARYPRRAAWMSLAGPGANFALMLIAAIGIRAGMAAGVFQQPSSAGFTHITEAVHPESTPILTFAAMFISVLFFENLLLGTFNLLPVPPLDGSTGITVLMSERAALRFLEFIRDPTFSMAGIIAAWFLFDKLFDPIFTFALNVLYPGAGYG from the coding sequence ATGCAGCAGCTTTCACCGGAATTCCTGGCCCAAGGTCTTATCTGGTACATCGTGTTTTTGTTTTCGACGACTTGTCATGAGGCCTCGCACTCGCTGGCTGCCAAATGGGGCGGCGACCTGACGGCTTTCCACGGCGGGCAGGTCACGCTGAATCCCATTCCTCACATGCGGCGGGAACCGTTTGGAATGATGCTCGTGCCGATTTTCTCGTTCCTGCTTGGAGGCTGGATGATCGGTTGGGCGAGCGCGCCTTACGATCCGTTCTGGCAGGCCCGATATCCCAGGCGCGCCGCCTGGATGTCGTTGGCGGGACCCGGCGCGAACTTTGCGTTAATGCTCATCGCGGCAATCGGTATCCGCGCCGGCATGGCCGCGGGTGTATTTCAACAACCCAGCTCGGCCGGATTTACACACATCACGGAAGCCGTCCATCCGGAGTCGACTCCGATTCTGACCTTCGCCGCAATGTTCATCAGCGTCCTGTTTTTTGAAAACCTGCTGCTGGGAACGTTTAATTTACTGCCGGTACCGCCGCTGGACGGAAGCACCGGAATCACCGTTCTCATGAGCGAACGCGCCGCCTTGCGGTTCCTGGAATTCATTCGCGACCCCACCTTCAGCATGGCAGGCATCATCGCCGCATGGTTCCTGTTCGACAAACTCTTCGATCCGATATTTACGTTTGCGCTGAATGTACTGTACCCCGGTGCAGGGTACGGCTAG
- a CDS encoding TOBE domain-containing protein codes for MAISARNQLKGKITEIIMGDVMAHITIRVGQNVIDSVITRKSAEELQLKKGDSVIAVVKATEVMVHKGN; via the coding sequence ATGGCTATCAGCGCGCGGAACCAGCTCAAGGGCAAGATCACTGAAATCATTATGGGAGACGTGATGGCGCACATCACGATTCGCGTCGGACAGAATGTCATCGATTCCGTCATTACTCGAAAGAGCGCCGAGGAACTCCAGTTGAAAAAAGGCGACAGCGTGATCGCTGTGGTTAAAGCCACCGAGGTCATGGTCCACAAAGGCAACTGA
- the pal gene encoding peptidoglycan-associated lipoprotein Pal produces MKRRIQNVSLILAIAAFALAGCKKHVAANTPTPAPAPAPQRAAAPTITLRATPGALDRGQAATLQWDAKNATNVQIQPAVGTVTSTGSRSVNPTSSVTYTATATGPGGSASDSARITVRVPAAPAARATPRAAPNVNMADLFRQNVEMVHFDYDKADIRPDQIARLQNDAAWLKQHPGVKFTVEGHCDDRGSEEYNLGLGDRRANAVKEYLVKQGVPQTVITTISYGEERPLCRDDNEQCFQQNRRAAFSPAS; encoded by the coding sequence GTGAAGCGACGAATTCAAAACGTCAGCCTTATTTTGGCGATAGCTGCTTTCGCTCTCGCAGGCTGCAAGAAACATGTGGCGGCGAACACGCCGACACCCGCGCCTGCACCGGCGCCTCAACGCGCTGCCGCACCCACGATTACCTTGAGAGCCACTCCCGGCGCTCTGGACCGGGGACAGGCGGCAACTCTGCAGTGGGATGCAAAGAACGCGACAAACGTTCAAATCCAGCCGGCGGTCGGTACGGTTACGAGCACGGGCTCGCGGTCCGTTAATCCGACCTCCTCTGTGACCTACACGGCGACCGCGACCGGACCGGGTGGGTCAGCATCAGACTCTGCGCGAATTACGGTTCGCGTCCCCGCTGCGCCGGCTGCCCGGGCCACGCCGCGTGCGGCTCCGAATGTCAACATGGCGGACCTCTTCAGACAAAACGTCGAGATGGTCCATTTCGATTACGACAAAGCCGATATCCGTCCCGATCAGATTGCGCGCTTGCAGAACGATGCGGCATGGCTGAAACAGCATCCCGGCGTCAAGTTCACCGTAGAGGGGCATTGTGACGATCGCGGCAGTGAAGAGTACAACCTCGGATTAGGCGATCGCCGGGCGAATGCGGTGAAAGAGTATCTCGTGAAGCAGGGCGTGCCTCAGACGGTCATTACAACGATCAGCTATGGCGAAGAACGGCCCCTGTGCCGCGATGATAATGAACAGTGTTTCCAGCAAAACCGCCGGGCGGCATTTTCGCCGGCATCATGA
- a CDS encoding DUF6152 family protein, translating to MKLKAIGSLAAVSLMLLSVKPAAAHHSFDAEYDSKKTMTVSGTVTKLDWVNPHAFVFIDSKDESGAVKSFKIEMGPPYALVRGGWKRDTVKIGDKVTVEAAALAKDGTNAAGSEQTTHMILASGQKLPMR from the coding sequence ATGAAACTTAAAGCGATTGGATCACTTGCAGCAGTCAGCTTGATGCTTTTGAGCGTAAAGCCGGCGGCGGCGCATCACTCGTTCGACGCGGAGTACGATTCGAAGAAGACCATGACGGTCTCCGGAACCGTAACGAAACTCGACTGGGTGAATCCGCACGCGTTCGTTTTCATCGATTCCAAGGATGAGAGTGGCGCCGTCAAGAGTTTCAAGATTGAAATGGGTCCACCGTACGCCCTGGTTCGCGGCGGATGGAAGCGCGATACGGTGAAGATTGGCGACAAAGTCACCGTTGAAGCGGCTGCCCTGGCAAAGGACGGAACAAACGCTGCCGGATCGGAGCAGACGACTCACATGATTCTCGCCAGCGGACAGAAGTTGCCGATGCGGTAA
- a CDS encoding DUF6152 family protein gives MNAITRTIFALVIAGISSAAQPAAAQRSFSMSYEAGRQITLRGVVTRIDWVNPSAFFFIDVRDPSGTVTNWAIEFGSPLDLERDGWKPGALHIGDQVMVEGVPARGEVRQASEKSVVLTKTGKKLFTVPATRGATAAAAPVPRWPDGQIRLGPPAGKKGYWGAASAKVIVENTGAKIPMSDDGLLGNLADAGKVAPFQPWAEALFEHRQRTFFKEDPVARCIPAGGPRQFQMPNGFQLVEQKELGRILVLLGGGDRNWRVIYTDGRPQGTAAEVVPGYYGNSVGHWEKDTLVVDSIGYNEKFWLSGNGLPSTEALHLTERFTRTGQNTLKYEVTIDDPRAYTRAWTAAWTVQWIPDQDIQEYFCEDNAESTFIR, from the coding sequence GTGAACGCAATTACACGCACCATTTTCGCACTCGTTATCGCCGGCATTTCTTCAGCGGCACAGCCCGCAGCAGCGCAGCGGTCGTTCTCGATGAGCTACGAAGCCGGCAGACAAATCACCCTTCGGGGGGTAGTCACGCGAATCGACTGGGTCAATCCCAGCGCATTCTTCTTCATTGATGTGCGCGATCCTTCCGGCACCGTCACGAATTGGGCAATCGAGTTCGGCAGCCCCCTGGACCTGGAGAGAGACGGCTGGAAGCCAGGCGCACTGCACATTGGCGATCAGGTGATGGTCGAAGGCGTCCCGGCGCGGGGGGAAGTCCGGCAGGCGTCGGAGAAATCCGTAGTCCTGACGAAGACCGGAAAGAAACTCTTCACTGTGCCCGCTACGCGCGGGGCTACGGCGGCTGCCGCGCCGGTCCCCCGCTGGCCTGATGGCCAGATCCGGTTGGGTCCTCCGGCAGGCAAGAAGGGATATTGGGGAGCAGCAAGCGCGAAAGTTATCGTGGAAAATACCGGCGCAAAGATTCCGATGTCCGATGACGGTCTTCTGGGGAACCTCGCGGATGCCGGCAAAGTCGCGCCGTTTCAGCCTTGGGCCGAGGCGCTCTTCGAGCACCGGCAGCGAACATTCTTCAAAGAGGATCCCGTGGCCCGGTGCATTCCGGCGGGGGGCCCGCGGCAGTTTCAGATGCCGAACGGCTTTCAACTCGTAGAACAGAAGGAACTCGGCCGGATATTGGTGCTGCTCGGAGGCGGAGACCGCAACTGGCGAGTCATCTACACGGACGGGCGGCCGCAGGGTACGGCAGCGGAGGTCGTCCCGGGCTATTACGGTAACTCTGTCGGACACTGGGAAAAAGACACGCTGGTTGTGGATTCCATCGGATACAACGAGAAGTTCTGGCTGTCCGGCAACGGCCTGCCGAGCACGGAAGCGCTTCATCTGACCGAACGATTCACGCGAACGGGCCAGAACACATTAAAATATGAAGTCACGATCGACGATCCGCGCGCATACACGAGAGCATGGACAGCAGCCTGGACGGTGCAGTGGATACCGGACCAGGATATTCAGGAATATTTCTGTGAGGATAACGCGGAGTCAACATTCATCCGCTGA